Proteins encoded together in one Carya illinoinensis cultivar Pawnee chromosome 3, C.illinoinensisPawnee_v1, whole genome shotgun sequence window:
- the LOC122302896 gene encoding DNA repair protein RAD4 isoform X2: MRTRAESKRQKQSPGMFNDKKAQHHSESRSHLEFSNDGTLADISEEAVGRLLKRANKRNCSGKKKHVNISSRHDSIDTPAIGPNRNDKLDVDPRDGVEGCNRDALQKTAGEERLDGGSMQNASPENENELNDLDWEDGSIPILDSTTNLPVTIEISETPNSNRRKPSRRASAEDKELAELVHKVHLLCLLARGRLIDSACDDPLIQASLLSLLPKHLLNVSKVTQLTATALYPLVHWFQNNFHVRSSTSAERSFRLGLASALETREGTPEEIVALSVALFRALNLTTRFLSILDVASLKPDAGESEIFSQDASRLSNGIFKSSTLMVARPNKASVSPVKSFSSNAIDNICETSQRGSCKSRDSYSACDITQSEGSSVAGDLDNKMSDSLACEAGHDTSEECLTKVQGTKRKGDLEFERQLEIALSATAGVTLENKIQSNARDLDGNSMDFASPLKRVKRIVSEESPSSQGISTAVGSRKVGSPLYWAEVYCCGENLTGKWVHVDVVNAVVDGEQKVEAMAAACKTSLRYVVAFAGRGAKDVTRRYCMKWYRIASRRVNSIWWDAVLAPLKELEAGATGGMVHMDKQQIESSTEHKKEKTSRELGNPNQDVVTGDAILHGMSTLEVVKEYGKKIDIESSVNDSFVATRSSLEDMELETRALTEPLPTNQQAYRNHQLYAIERWLTKYQVLYPKAPVLGFCSGHPVYPRSCVQTLKTKERWLREGLQVKAHELPVKELKRSVRLPRVSDPEDDECGGGNYEGTIQLYGKWQLEALHLPRAVNGIVPKNERGQVEVWSEKCLPPGTVHLRLPRVFYVAKRLEIDYAPAMVGFEFRNGRSHPIFDGIVVCAEFKDAILEAYVEEEERREVEEKKRNEMQAISRWYQLLCSIITRQRLNNRYGESSLAQTSTDIQRNSRLCAHAGVCDGDGQSRVCQQEGTHSAKLDSSSAALSEDHEHVFLTENQSFDDESLVLIKRCHCGFSVQVEEL, translated from the exons ATGCGAACCAGGGCCGAGTCGAAGCGACAGAAACAATCTCCAG GAATGTTCAATGATAAAAAAGCTCAGCATCATTCAGAAAGCAGAAGCCATTTAGAGTTTTCGAATGATG GAACCCTTGCTGACATATCAGAGGAAGCTGTAGGCAGACTTCTAAAGCGTGCGAATAAGCGCAACTGCTCTGGGAAAAAGAAACATGTTAATATCTCCAGTCGACATGATTCAATAGACACG CCAGCGATTGGACCAAATAGAAATGACAAGCTAGATGTGGATCCAAGGGACGGGGTTGAAGGTTGTAATAGAGATGCACTACAAAAGACTGCAGGAGAAGAGAGACTTGACGGGGGAAGTATGCAGAATGCTTCCCCTGAAAATGAGAACGAATTGAATGACTTGGATTGGGAAGATGGTTCAATTCCCATTTTGGACTCCACAACCAATCTTCCTGTTACTATTGAAATTAGTGAGACACCAAATTCCAATAGAAGGAAACCTTCTCGTCGAGCTTCTGCTGAGGATAAG GAACTGGCAGAGCTTGTGCATAAGGTTCATTTGCTTTGTTTGCTTGCACGGGGCAGATTAATTGACAGTGCTTGTGATGATCCCCTTATTCAG GCTTCTTTACTTTCACTTCTCCCAAAACACTTGTTGAATGTGTCAAAGGTCACACAACTCACTGCAACTGCTTTGTATCCCCTTGTCCACTGG TTTCAAAATAACTTCCatgttagaagctcaaccagtGCAGAGAGGTCATTTCGATTGGGTTTGGCCTCTGCTCTCGAAACTCGTGAAGGGACTCCAGAAGAG ATTGTTGCATTGTCTGTGGCACTATTTAGAGCTTTGAATCTTACAACCCG GTTTTTGTCCATTTTGGAtgttgcctcattaaaaccagATGCTGGTGAGTCTGAAATTTTCAGTCAAGATGCAAGCAGATTGAGTAACGGGATATTTAAAAGTTCAACTCTAATGGTGGCTAGACCAAACAAGGCTTCTGTCTCTCCcgttaaatcattttcaagcaATGCAATAGACAATATCTGTGAAACTTCTCAGAGAGGTTCATGCAAAAGCCGGGACAGCTATTCTGCATGTGACATCACTCAATCTGAAGGATCTTCTGTTGCTGGTGACTTGGATAATAAGATGTCAGATTCATTAGCTTGTGAGGCAGGACATGATACCTCTGAAGAATGCCTTACCAAAGTCCAGGGAACAAAGAGGAAAGGGGATCTTGAGTTTGAGAGGCAGTTGGAAATCGCTCTTTCTGCAACAGCAGGTGTGACTCTGGAGAACAAAATACAGTCAAATGCGAGAGACTTAGATGGTAATTCTATGGATTTTGCTTCTCCTCTgaaaagagtgaaaagaattGTAAGTGAAGAATCTCCTTCTTCCCAGGGGATCTCTACTGCAGTTGGCTCAAGAAAAGTAGGGTCTCCTTTATATTGGGCAGAAGTGTACTGCTGTGGAGAAAACTTGACAGGAAAGTGGGTGCATGTTGATGTTGTCAATGCAGTTGTTGATGGGGAGCAGAAGGTTGAAGCTATGGCTGCTGCATGCAAAACATCTTTGAGATACGTGGTAGCTTTTGCTGGACGAGGGGCTAAAGATGTGACACGCAG GTATTGTATGAAGTGGTACAGGATAGCATCACGGCGGGTTAATTCAATTTGGTGGGATGCAGTATTGGCTCCACTGAAAGAGTTAGAGGCTGGTGCCACTGGAGGCATGGTCCATATGGATAAGCAACAAATTGAGAGCTCAACTgaacacaagaaagaaaaaacatctaGAGAGTTGGGTAATCCAAATCAGGATGTTGTTACAGGTGATGCCATCTTGCATGGAATGTCAACCCTAGAAGTCGTGAAAGAGTATGGCAAGAAGATTGACATAGAATCTTCTGTGAACGATTCTTTTGTTGCTACCAGAAGCTCTCTTGAGGATATGGAGTTGGAAACTAGGGCATTAACTGAGCCTCTTCCAACTAATCAGCAG GCCTACAGAAATCATCAACTTTATGCCATTGAACGATGGCTTACTAAATATCAGGTACTTTATCCAAAGGCACCTGTTCTTGGCTTTTGTTCTGGCCATCCAGTTTACCCACGTAGTTGCGTGCAAACACTAAAGACAAAAGAAAGATGGCTACGGGAAGGGCTGCAAGTTAAAGCCCATGAACTTCCTGTGAAG GAGTTGAAACGTTCTGTAAGGCTTCCCAGAGTATCTGATCCTGAGGATGATGAATGTGGTGGTGGTAATTACGAAGGAACAATTCAACTTTATGGGAAGTGGCAGCTGGAAGCATTGCATCTGCCGCGTGCTGTTAATGGCATCGTGCCAAAG AATGAACGTGGTCAAGTGGAAGTTTGGTCTgagaaatgcctcccacctggGACAGTGCACTTGAGGTTACCGAGGGTGTTCTATGTTGCCAAGAGACTGGAGATTGATTATGCACCTGCCATGGTTGGTTTTGAATTCAGAAATGGACGTTCGCATCCCATCTTTGATGGTATTGTGGTGTGTGCTGAGTTCAAGGATGCAATATTAGAG GCATAtgtagaggaagaagaaagaagagaggtcgaagagaagaaaagaaacgaAATGCAAGCTATTTCTAGGTGGTATCAGCTTCTCTGTTCCATCATAACTCGGCAAAGGTTGAACAACCGTTATGGTGAGAGTTCATTAGCACAAACCTCCACTGACATCCAACGTAATAGCAGATTATGTGCACACGCTGGCGTATGTGACGGGGATGGGCAATCTCGTGTATGCCAACAAGAAGGTACACATAGTGCTAAGTTGGATTCTTCATCAGCTGCCCTGTCCGAAGACCACGAACATGTATTCTTGACAGAGAACCAAAGTTTTGATGACGAGAGTTTGGTGCTGATAAAGCGATGCCATTGTGGATTTTCAGTCCAAGTGGAAGAATTGTAG
- the LOC122302896 gene encoding DNA repair protein RAD4 isoform X3 — protein sequence MRTRAESKRQKQSPGMFNDKKAQHHSESRSHLEFSNDGGTLADISEEAVGRLLKRANKRNCSGKKKHVNISSRHDSIDTPAIGPNRNDKLDVDPRDGVEGCNRDALQKTAGEERLDGGSMQNASPENENELNDLDWEDGSIPILDSTTNLPVTIEISETPNSNRRKPSRRASAEDKELAELVHKVHLLCLLARGRLIDSACDDPLIQFQNNFHVRSSTSAERSFRLGLASALETREGTPEEIVALSVALFRALNLTTRFLSILDVASLKPDAGESEIFSQDASRLSNGIFKSSTLMVARPNKASVSPVKSFSSNAIDNICETSQRGSCKSRDSYSACDITQSEGSSVAGDLDNKMSDSLACEAGHDTSEECLTKVQGTKRKGDLEFERQLEIALSATAGVTLENKIQSNARDLDGNSMDFASPLKRVKRIVSEESPSSQGISTAVGSRKVGSPLYWAEVYCCGENLTGKWVHVDVVNAVVDGEQKVEAMAAACKTSLRYVVAFAGRGAKDVTRRYCMKWYRIASRRVNSIWWDAVLAPLKELEAGATGGMVHMDKQQIESSTEHKKEKTSRELGNPNQDVVTGDAILHGMSTLEVVKEYGKKIDIESSVNDSFVATRSSLEDMELETRALTEPLPTNQQAYRNHQLYAIERWLTKYQVLYPKAPVLGFCSGHPVYPRSCVQTLKTKERWLREGLQVKAHELPVKELKRSVRLPRVSDPEDDECGGGNYEGTIQLYGKWQLEALHLPRAVNGIVPKNERGQVEVWSEKCLPPGTVHLRLPRVFYVAKRLEIDYAPAMVGFEFRNGRSHPIFDGIVVCAEFKDAILEAYVEEEERREVEEKKRNEMQAISRWYQLLCSIITRQRLNNRYGESSLAQTSTDIQRNSRLCAHAGVCDGDGQSRVCQQEGTHSAKLDSSSAALSEDHEHVFLTENQSFDDESLVLIKRCHCGFSVQVEEL from the exons ATGCGAACCAGGGCCGAGTCGAAGCGACAGAAACAATCTCCAG GAATGTTCAATGATAAAAAAGCTCAGCATCATTCAGAAAGCAGAAGCCATTTAGAGTTTTCGAATGATGGTG GAACCCTTGCTGACATATCAGAGGAAGCTGTAGGCAGACTTCTAAAGCGTGCGAATAAGCGCAACTGCTCTGGGAAAAAGAAACATGTTAATATCTCCAGTCGACATGATTCAATAGACACG CCAGCGATTGGACCAAATAGAAATGACAAGCTAGATGTGGATCCAAGGGACGGGGTTGAAGGTTGTAATAGAGATGCACTACAAAAGACTGCAGGAGAAGAGAGACTTGACGGGGGAAGTATGCAGAATGCTTCCCCTGAAAATGAGAACGAATTGAATGACTTGGATTGGGAAGATGGTTCAATTCCCATTTTGGACTCCACAACCAATCTTCCTGTTACTATTGAAATTAGTGAGACACCAAATTCCAATAGAAGGAAACCTTCTCGTCGAGCTTCTGCTGAGGATAAG GAACTGGCAGAGCTTGTGCATAAGGTTCATTTGCTTTGTTTGCTTGCACGGGGCAGATTAATTGACAGTGCTTGTGATGATCCCCTTATTCAG TTTCAAAATAACTTCCatgttagaagctcaaccagtGCAGAGAGGTCATTTCGATTGGGTTTGGCCTCTGCTCTCGAAACTCGTGAAGGGACTCCAGAAGAG ATTGTTGCATTGTCTGTGGCACTATTTAGAGCTTTGAATCTTACAACCCG GTTTTTGTCCATTTTGGAtgttgcctcattaaaaccagATGCTGGTGAGTCTGAAATTTTCAGTCAAGATGCAAGCAGATTGAGTAACGGGATATTTAAAAGTTCAACTCTAATGGTGGCTAGACCAAACAAGGCTTCTGTCTCTCCcgttaaatcattttcaagcaATGCAATAGACAATATCTGTGAAACTTCTCAGAGAGGTTCATGCAAAAGCCGGGACAGCTATTCTGCATGTGACATCACTCAATCTGAAGGATCTTCTGTTGCTGGTGACTTGGATAATAAGATGTCAGATTCATTAGCTTGTGAGGCAGGACATGATACCTCTGAAGAATGCCTTACCAAAGTCCAGGGAACAAAGAGGAAAGGGGATCTTGAGTTTGAGAGGCAGTTGGAAATCGCTCTTTCTGCAACAGCAGGTGTGACTCTGGAGAACAAAATACAGTCAAATGCGAGAGACTTAGATGGTAATTCTATGGATTTTGCTTCTCCTCTgaaaagagtgaaaagaattGTAAGTGAAGAATCTCCTTCTTCCCAGGGGATCTCTACTGCAGTTGGCTCAAGAAAAGTAGGGTCTCCTTTATATTGGGCAGAAGTGTACTGCTGTGGAGAAAACTTGACAGGAAAGTGGGTGCATGTTGATGTTGTCAATGCAGTTGTTGATGGGGAGCAGAAGGTTGAAGCTATGGCTGCTGCATGCAAAACATCTTTGAGATACGTGGTAGCTTTTGCTGGACGAGGGGCTAAAGATGTGACACGCAG GTATTGTATGAAGTGGTACAGGATAGCATCACGGCGGGTTAATTCAATTTGGTGGGATGCAGTATTGGCTCCACTGAAAGAGTTAGAGGCTGGTGCCACTGGAGGCATGGTCCATATGGATAAGCAACAAATTGAGAGCTCAACTgaacacaagaaagaaaaaacatctaGAGAGTTGGGTAATCCAAATCAGGATGTTGTTACAGGTGATGCCATCTTGCATGGAATGTCAACCCTAGAAGTCGTGAAAGAGTATGGCAAGAAGATTGACATAGAATCTTCTGTGAACGATTCTTTTGTTGCTACCAGAAGCTCTCTTGAGGATATGGAGTTGGAAACTAGGGCATTAACTGAGCCTCTTCCAACTAATCAGCAG GCCTACAGAAATCATCAACTTTATGCCATTGAACGATGGCTTACTAAATATCAGGTACTTTATCCAAAGGCACCTGTTCTTGGCTTTTGTTCTGGCCATCCAGTTTACCCACGTAGTTGCGTGCAAACACTAAAGACAAAAGAAAGATGGCTACGGGAAGGGCTGCAAGTTAAAGCCCATGAACTTCCTGTGAAG GAGTTGAAACGTTCTGTAAGGCTTCCCAGAGTATCTGATCCTGAGGATGATGAATGTGGTGGTGGTAATTACGAAGGAACAATTCAACTTTATGGGAAGTGGCAGCTGGAAGCATTGCATCTGCCGCGTGCTGTTAATGGCATCGTGCCAAAG AATGAACGTGGTCAAGTGGAAGTTTGGTCTgagaaatgcctcccacctggGACAGTGCACTTGAGGTTACCGAGGGTGTTCTATGTTGCCAAGAGACTGGAGATTGATTATGCACCTGCCATGGTTGGTTTTGAATTCAGAAATGGACGTTCGCATCCCATCTTTGATGGTATTGTGGTGTGTGCTGAGTTCAAGGATGCAATATTAGAG GCATAtgtagaggaagaagaaagaagagaggtcgaagagaagaaaagaaacgaAATGCAAGCTATTTCTAGGTGGTATCAGCTTCTCTGTTCCATCATAACTCGGCAAAGGTTGAACAACCGTTATGGTGAGAGTTCATTAGCACAAACCTCCACTGACATCCAACGTAATAGCAGATTATGTGCACACGCTGGCGTATGTGACGGGGATGGGCAATCTCGTGTATGCCAACAAGAAGGTACACATAGTGCTAAGTTGGATTCTTCATCAGCTGCCCTGTCCGAAGACCACGAACATGTATTCTTGACAGAGAACCAAAGTTTTGATGACGAGAGTTTGGTGCTGATAAAGCGATGCCATTGTGGATTTTCAGTCCAAGTGGAAGAATTGTAG
- the LOC122302896 gene encoding DNA repair protein RAD4 isoform X1, producing MRTRAESKRQKQSPGMFNDKKAQHHSESRSHLEFSNDGGTLADISEEAVGRLLKRANKRNCSGKKKHVNISSRHDSIDTPAIGPNRNDKLDVDPRDGVEGCNRDALQKTAGEERLDGGSMQNASPENENELNDLDWEDGSIPILDSTTNLPVTIEISETPNSNRRKPSRRASAEDKELAELVHKVHLLCLLARGRLIDSACDDPLIQASLLSLLPKHLLNVSKVTQLTATALYPLVHWFQNNFHVRSSTSAERSFRLGLASALETREGTPEEIVALSVALFRALNLTTRFLSILDVASLKPDAGESEIFSQDASRLSNGIFKSSTLMVARPNKASVSPVKSFSSNAIDNICETSQRGSCKSRDSYSACDITQSEGSSVAGDLDNKMSDSLACEAGHDTSEECLTKVQGTKRKGDLEFERQLEIALSATAGVTLENKIQSNARDLDGNSMDFASPLKRVKRIVSEESPSSQGISTAVGSRKVGSPLYWAEVYCCGENLTGKWVHVDVVNAVVDGEQKVEAMAAACKTSLRYVVAFAGRGAKDVTRRYCMKWYRIASRRVNSIWWDAVLAPLKELEAGATGGMVHMDKQQIESSTEHKKEKTSRELGNPNQDVVTGDAILHGMSTLEVVKEYGKKIDIESSVNDSFVATRSSLEDMELETRALTEPLPTNQQAYRNHQLYAIERWLTKYQVLYPKAPVLGFCSGHPVYPRSCVQTLKTKERWLREGLQVKAHELPVKELKRSVRLPRVSDPEDDECGGGNYEGTIQLYGKWQLEALHLPRAVNGIVPKNERGQVEVWSEKCLPPGTVHLRLPRVFYVAKRLEIDYAPAMVGFEFRNGRSHPIFDGIVVCAEFKDAILEAYVEEEERREVEEKKRNEMQAISRWYQLLCSIITRQRLNNRYGESSLAQTSTDIQRNSRLCAHAGVCDGDGQSRVCQQEGTHSAKLDSSSAALSEDHEHVFLTENQSFDDESLVLIKRCHCGFSVQVEEL from the exons ATGCGAACCAGGGCCGAGTCGAAGCGACAGAAACAATCTCCAG GAATGTTCAATGATAAAAAAGCTCAGCATCATTCAGAAAGCAGAAGCCATTTAGAGTTTTCGAATGATGGTG GAACCCTTGCTGACATATCAGAGGAAGCTGTAGGCAGACTTCTAAAGCGTGCGAATAAGCGCAACTGCTCTGGGAAAAAGAAACATGTTAATATCTCCAGTCGACATGATTCAATAGACACG CCAGCGATTGGACCAAATAGAAATGACAAGCTAGATGTGGATCCAAGGGACGGGGTTGAAGGTTGTAATAGAGATGCACTACAAAAGACTGCAGGAGAAGAGAGACTTGACGGGGGAAGTATGCAGAATGCTTCCCCTGAAAATGAGAACGAATTGAATGACTTGGATTGGGAAGATGGTTCAATTCCCATTTTGGACTCCACAACCAATCTTCCTGTTACTATTGAAATTAGTGAGACACCAAATTCCAATAGAAGGAAACCTTCTCGTCGAGCTTCTGCTGAGGATAAG GAACTGGCAGAGCTTGTGCATAAGGTTCATTTGCTTTGTTTGCTTGCACGGGGCAGATTAATTGACAGTGCTTGTGATGATCCCCTTATTCAG GCTTCTTTACTTTCACTTCTCCCAAAACACTTGTTGAATGTGTCAAAGGTCACACAACTCACTGCAACTGCTTTGTATCCCCTTGTCCACTGG TTTCAAAATAACTTCCatgttagaagctcaaccagtGCAGAGAGGTCATTTCGATTGGGTTTGGCCTCTGCTCTCGAAACTCGTGAAGGGACTCCAGAAGAG ATTGTTGCATTGTCTGTGGCACTATTTAGAGCTTTGAATCTTACAACCCG GTTTTTGTCCATTTTGGAtgttgcctcattaaaaccagATGCTGGTGAGTCTGAAATTTTCAGTCAAGATGCAAGCAGATTGAGTAACGGGATATTTAAAAGTTCAACTCTAATGGTGGCTAGACCAAACAAGGCTTCTGTCTCTCCcgttaaatcattttcaagcaATGCAATAGACAATATCTGTGAAACTTCTCAGAGAGGTTCATGCAAAAGCCGGGACAGCTATTCTGCATGTGACATCACTCAATCTGAAGGATCTTCTGTTGCTGGTGACTTGGATAATAAGATGTCAGATTCATTAGCTTGTGAGGCAGGACATGATACCTCTGAAGAATGCCTTACCAAAGTCCAGGGAACAAAGAGGAAAGGGGATCTTGAGTTTGAGAGGCAGTTGGAAATCGCTCTTTCTGCAACAGCAGGTGTGACTCTGGAGAACAAAATACAGTCAAATGCGAGAGACTTAGATGGTAATTCTATGGATTTTGCTTCTCCTCTgaaaagagtgaaaagaattGTAAGTGAAGAATCTCCTTCTTCCCAGGGGATCTCTACTGCAGTTGGCTCAAGAAAAGTAGGGTCTCCTTTATATTGGGCAGAAGTGTACTGCTGTGGAGAAAACTTGACAGGAAAGTGGGTGCATGTTGATGTTGTCAATGCAGTTGTTGATGGGGAGCAGAAGGTTGAAGCTATGGCTGCTGCATGCAAAACATCTTTGAGATACGTGGTAGCTTTTGCTGGACGAGGGGCTAAAGATGTGACACGCAG GTATTGTATGAAGTGGTACAGGATAGCATCACGGCGGGTTAATTCAATTTGGTGGGATGCAGTATTGGCTCCACTGAAAGAGTTAGAGGCTGGTGCCACTGGAGGCATGGTCCATATGGATAAGCAACAAATTGAGAGCTCAACTgaacacaagaaagaaaaaacatctaGAGAGTTGGGTAATCCAAATCAGGATGTTGTTACAGGTGATGCCATCTTGCATGGAATGTCAACCCTAGAAGTCGTGAAAGAGTATGGCAAGAAGATTGACATAGAATCTTCTGTGAACGATTCTTTTGTTGCTACCAGAAGCTCTCTTGAGGATATGGAGTTGGAAACTAGGGCATTAACTGAGCCTCTTCCAACTAATCAGCAG GCCTACAGAAATCATCAACTTTATGCCATTGAACGATGGCTTACTAAATATCAGGTACTTTATCCAAAGGCACCTGTTCTTGGCTTTTGTTCTGGCCATCCAGTTTACCCACGTAGTTGCGTGCAAACACTAAAGACAAAAGAAAGATGGCTACGGGAAGGGCTGCAAGTTAAAGCCCATGAACTTCCTGTGAAG GAGTTGAAACGTTCTGTAAGGCTTCCCAGAGTATCTGATCCTGAGGATGATGAATGTGGTGGTGGTAATTACGAAGGAACAATTCAACTTTATGGGAAGTGGCAGCTGGAAGCATTGCATCTGCCGCGTGCTGTTAATGGCATCGTGCCAAAG AATGAACGTGGTCAAGTGGAAGTTTGGTCTgagaaatgcctcccacctggGACAGTGCACTTGAGGTTACCGAGGGTGTTCTATGTTGCCAAGAGACTGGAGATTGATTATGCACCTGCCATGGTTGGTTTTGAATTCAGAAATGGACGTTCGCATCCCATCTTTGATGGTATTGTGGTGTGTGCTGAGTTCAAGGATGCAATATTAGAG GCATAtgtagaggaagaagaaagaagagaggtcgaagagaagaaaagaaacgaAATGCAAGCTATTTCTAGGTGGTATCAGCTTCTCTGTTCCATCATAACTCGGCAAAGGTTGAACAACCGTTATGGTGAGAGTTCATTAGCACAAACCTCCACTGACATCCAACGTAATAGCAGATTATGTGCACACGCTGGCGTATGTGACGGGGATGGGCAATCTCGTGTATGCCAACAAGAAGGTACACATAGTGCTAAGTTGGATTCTTCATCAGCTGCCCTGTCCGAAGACCACGAACATGTATTCTTGACAGAGAACCAAAGTTTTGATGACGAGAGTTTGGTGCTGATAAAGCGATGCCATTGTGGATTTTCAGTCCAAGTGGAAGAATTGTAG